A genomic segment from bacterium encodes:
- a CDS encoding DUF1846 domain-containing protein: MSNTLGFDNKKYLTQQREAILQRVSAFDNKLYLEFGGKLLYDYHAARVLPGFDPNVKMKLLHTLRENADIILCIYAGDIERKKVRADFGITYDSDALKLIDDLRDWDIEISAVVITRYDDQPAATVFKNRLAHRGIRVYTHRFTKGYPTDVETIVSEEGYGANDYIETNKSLVVVTGPGPCSGKLATCLSQLYHEHTRGVTAGYAKFETFPIWNLPIKHPVNVAYEAATADIRDYNEIDPFHLEAYGKTAVNYNRDVEIFPVLKRILGKITGKEPVYKSPTDMGVNRAGFGIVNDEAVQHAARQEIIRRWFRYSCEHVLGFVDKGTVERAELLMKEMNLQPFDRLVVKEARDAAEDAKDNGKGHDGIYCGAALELSDGVIITGKNSGLMHAASSLILNVTKYLAGIPDAIHVLAPTVTESIGSFKRDILGSKFLSLNVEETLIALSISATTNPTAEAAMRTIPKIKGCEVHLTHIPTPGDEGGLRKLGLNVTSDPNFSTKSLFVS, encoded by the coding sequence ATGAGTAATACATTGGGATTCGATAATAAAAAATATCTCACGCAGCAGCGCGAGGCTATTCTCCAGAGGGTATCGGCATTCGACAACAAGCTGTATCTGGAATTCGGCGGGAAACTGCTGTATGATTATCATGCAGCGCGGGTGCTCCCGGGATTTGACCCCAATGTAAAAATGAAACTGCTTCACACTCTGCGCGAAAACGCTGATATTATCCTCTGTATTTATGCCGGTGATATCGAACGGAAAAAAGTGCGGGCCGATTTCGGCATTACCTATGATTCCGACGCGCTGAAACTCATAGACGACTTGCGGGACTGGGACATAGAGATCAGCGCTGTTGTTATAACCCGGTATGATGACCAGCCTGCTGCAACGGTCTTCAAAAATCGCCTGGCTCACAGGGGCATACGCGTATACACGCATAGGTTTACCAAGGGATACCCGACTGATGTTGAAACTATTGTAAGCGAGGAAGGTTACGGCGCCAATGATTATATCGAAACCAATAAATCACTGGTTGTGGTAACCGGGCCCGGGCCGTGCAGCGGCAAACTGGCAACCTGCCTTTCCCAGCTGTATCATGAGCATACCAGGGGTGTAACAGCAGGATACGCCAAATTTGAAACATTCCCCATATGGAACCTGCCTATCAAACATCCGGTAAATGTGGCGTACGAGGCTGCAACAGCCGATATCAGGGACTATAATGAGATCGACCCGTTTCATCTGGAAGCGTACGGAAAAACAGCGGTCAATTACAACCGTGATGTTGAGATCTTCCCGGTGCTCAAAAGGATTCTGGGCAAAATAACGGGCAAAGAACCGGTGTATAAATCGCCTACTGATATGGGAGTGAACAGAGCCGGTTTCGGCATTGTGAATGATGAGGCAGTGCAGCATGCTGCAAGGCAGGAGATTATACGCAGGTGGTTCAGGTACAGCTGCGAGCATGTGCTGGGATTTGTGGACAAGGGTACGGTAGAGAGGGCAGAGTTACTTATGAAAGAGATGAATCTCCAGCCGTTTGACCGGCTGGTTGTCAAAGAGGCAAGGGACGCGGCAGAAGACGCAAAAGACAATGGAAAAGGCCATGATGGTATCTATTGCGGCGCGGCCCTGGAACTTTCTGACGGTGTAATCATTACAGGCAAGAATTCAGGCCTTATGCACGCGGCGTCCAGCCTTATTCTTAATGTGACCAAGTATCTGGCAGGCATACCTGATGCTATACATGTGCTGGCTCCGACTGTTACAGAATCAATCGGCTCATTCAAACGTGATATTCTTGGGTCCAAGTTCCTCAGCCTTAATGTAGAGGAAACTCTCATAGCCCTTAGCATCAGCGCTACAACAAACCCCACAGCTGAAGCAGCCATGCGTACCATACCCAAAATAAAAGGGTGCGAGGTGCATTTGACGCACATTCCCACACCGGGTGATGAAGGAGGGCTGAGAAAGCTGGGCCTGAATGTAACGAGTGATCCGAATTTTTCCACAAAGAGCCTGTTTGTGAGTTGA